One window of the Thermodesulfobacteriota bacterium genome contains the following:
- a CDS encoding MoxR family ATPase, giving the protein MEHSAHDKIKTLRENLEKVVRGKKGVIDLAIATLLARGHLLIEDAPGVGKTTLAHALARSISCSFQRIQFTSDLLPSDVLGVTIYNQAKLSFEFKPGPIFANIVLADEINRATPKTQSALLEAMNDRQVSVEKETLPLPSPFMLLATQNPLEYSGTFPLPESQLDRFTMRIKIGYPDEAVEREIIQSPPDALLPENLSPVVSAGEVIRLQEQVDKVRVEEELVNYIIKIAAITRKRKSLRLGVSPRGTMCLYRAAQAMAMVEGRDYCIPDDIKRLAVPVFAHRVIPVEYGMEGDAGDTDVLMEEVLKGVRVPI; this is encoded by the coding sequence ATGGAGCATAGCGCGCACGATAAGATAAAGACCCTTAGAGAGAACCTCGAAAAGGTAGTCCGGGGCAAAAAAGGGGTCATAGACTTGGCGATAGCCACGCTCCTTGCCCGCGGGCACCTCTTGATCGAGGACGCGCCCGGCGTGGGGAAGACCACCCTCGCCCACGCGCTCGCAAGAAGTATCAGCTGCTCCTTCCAGCGCATACAGTTCACCAGCGACCTCCTGCCCTCCGACGTGCTGGGCGTGACCATCTACAACCAGGCCAAGCTCAGCTTCGAGTTCAAGCCGGGCCCCATATTCGCGAACATAGTGCTGGCCGACGAAATAAACAGGGCCACCCCGAAGACCCAGAGCGCGCTGCTCGAAGCCATGAACGACAGGCAGGTGTCGGTGGAGAAGGAGACCCTTCCCCTGCCCTCGCCTTTCATGCTCCTTGCCACCCAGAACCCGCTCGAGTACTCCGGCACCTTCCCGCTGCCCGAGTCCCAGCTCGACAGGTTCACCATGCGCATAAAGATAGGCTACCCGGACGAGGCGGTCGAGCGCGAGATAATCCAGTCCCCCCCCGACGCCCTGCTCCCTGAAAATCTGAGCCCGGTCGTCTCCGCCGGGGAGGTCATAAGGCTCCAGGAGCAAGTGGATAAGGTCCGGGTGGAGGAAGAGCTCGTAAACTACATAATAAAGATAGCCGCGATCACCCGGAAGCGGAAGAGCCTCCGGCTCGGCGTGAGCCCGCGCGGCACCATGTGCCTTTACAGGGCCGCCCAGGCCATGGCGATGGTCGAGGGAAGAGACTACTGCATCCCCGACGACATAAAAAGACTCGCCGTGCCGGTATTCGCCCACAGGGTTA